In the genome of Poecilia reticulata strain Guanapo linkage group LG16, Guppy_female_1.0+MT, whole genome shotgun sequence, one region contains:
- the LOC103477726 gene encoding fucolectin-like — protein sequence MFGAASNAIDGNRNSAFRDESCSHTEQQSNPWWRVDLLDSYVVTQVIITNRGDCCEERINGAEIRIGNSIQNNGIENPRAATISSIASGASKATNIPGHVEGRYVTIIISGSEKILTLCEVEVYGYRAPTGQNLVLLVLSARNR from the exons ATGTTTGGAGCTGCTTCTAACGCCATTGATGGGAACAGAAATTCTGCCTTCAGAGACGAATCTTGCAGCCACACTGAACAGCAGTCCAACCCCTGGTGGAGAGTGGACCTGCTGGACTCGTATGTCGTCACCCAGGTCATCATCACCAACAGAGGAGACTGCTGTGAAGAGAGGATCAACGGAGCAGAGATTCGCATCGGAAACTCTATACAAAACAATGGCATTGAAAACCCACG ggCTGCTACAATCTCCTCCATTGCAAGTGGGGCCTCTAAAGCAACAAATATTCCTGGCCACGTTGAGGGACGTTATGTCACTATCATAATATCTGGATCAGAAAAGATTCTGACTCTCTGTGAAGTGGAGGTCTACGGGTACCGCGCCCCGACCG GTCAGAACCTTGTCCTTCTAGTCCTCTCAGCACGAAACCGGTGA